One part of the bacterium genome encodes these proteins:
- a CDS encoding 50S ribosomal protein L35: MPKMKTNRSVYKKFRVSGNGKVKRGQANRSHNTAKRSQKRMRHLRGLLVLEPADAKRVVKLLPYMR; encoded by the coding sequence ATGCCAAAAATGAAAACAAACCGGTCGGTGTATAAAAAGTTCCGTGTTTCCGGTAACGGAAAAGTGAAGCGTGGGCAAGCGAATCGCAGTCACAATACCGCGAAGCGTTCGCAAAAAAGAATGCGGCATCTCAGGGGTCTTCTCGTACTGGAGCCAGCGGATGCAAAGAGAGTAGTGAAGCTTCTGCCGTATATGCGCTAG